From one Macellibacteroides fermentans genomic stretch:
- a CDS encoding SusC/RagA family TonB-linked outer membrane protein, translated as MNQLIYKITILIFILNPLLSHVRADEKPAGIFLQGNVRNKTGEPLIGSTIQVQGTSIGSTTDLDGNFTITDIPSRTKITLLIKYIGYKPLIRELKNTSSEPLQIILEEDALGLDEIVVTGYTQTKKNARTSAITEVKSEDLKDVSGSSFGEKLQGQASGLLVSSTNGVPGSAMLVRLRGTTSINAGNEPLYIVDGVFVNNKTLQGIRSGGQTTNPLADLNPADIESVEVLKDANATAIYGARGANGVIIITTKRGASGNKTTVQFNSEFGFSHYDKLWDLTTGPEHALILNEAHINDGKSYESRPYRPVSEVVNGVPGQGTPEEQGTYDRLGLLFRTGLQQTYNLSLSGGNEQTRFYVSGEYTDQESIIKLQDFQRYGFRLNLDHDLSKQLKFGFSTSYAETLREICRTGDTGGILNTGLHTPTLTPILNIDGTYNSAERFNNPYLLLENSNHHANGSHLIANTFLKWQLLNNLSFKTSWSIDNSTYHEFVYYNAKMNEGKSTNGSATDVNTTNKLWIAEQLINYYTSIGEKNFISLFIGNTLQRNVVERASITGTNFPGIEFTTISSAAVTTGSTSGKIPSGIISYFGGANYSYADKYSADFNFRADASSRFGKSNKWGYFPSGGVSWRIGQETFIKDNLPAVSELKVKASIGWTGNQEIADFASLGLWTGGSNYLDLPGISPYQLANSDLKWETTRQWNIGLESAFINNRLNIQLNYYNKYTTDLLLSVPVPAKTGFASTFDNLGEMSNKGFELEINSQNIRKTDFEWSTSINLSHNANKIEKLPVSFTQYNRDWVRLEEGYPMYSFWLYKQLYVDPQTGNAVYDDSRTKDGKITTDDRQIVGDAWPDFTGGLRNTFRYKNFDLSILFYFSVGNDVFNMNRYFQEHAGSRGVSWSLQKSMMDRWTKPGDITDIPRVTTLANADGSYNHNFESSRFLEDGSFIRLRNVSLGYTLPRFMVAKAGLQRVKLYANATNLLTFTGYSGADPEVNAAADFSNATVQGLDFSTPPHPRTFVFGINITY; from the coding sequence ATGAACCAGTTAATATACAAAATAACAATCCTTATATTTATTTTAAATCCTCTTCTGTCGCACGTCAGAGCAGATGAAAAACCAGCAGGTATATTCCTGCAAGGTAACGTCCGAAATAAAACTGGCGAACCCTTGATAGGTAGTACCATTCAAGTACAAGGAACTTCCATAGGTTCGACAACCGATCTGGACGGTAATTTTACCATAACCGATATTCCTTCCAGAACTAAAATAACCCTACTGATTAAATATATCGGTTACAAACCCTTGATTAGGGAGCTCAAAAACACTTCATCAGAACCACTTCAGATAATATTGGAAGAAGATGCACTCGGTTTAGACGAAATTGTAGTTACCGGGTATACTCAAACGAAGAAGAATGCACGAACCAGTGCAATAACGGAGGTAAAATCGGAAGATCTTAAAGATGTTTCAGGCAGTAGCTTTGGCGAAAAGCTACAGGGTCAGGCCAGTGGTTTACTTGTATCGTCCACCAACGGCGTACCCGGATCTGCCATGTTAGTAAGATTGCGTGGAACAACTTCCATTAATGCGGGTAACGAACCGTTGTATATAGTAGACGGAGTATTTGTGAATAACAAAACGCTTCAGGGAATTCGTAGCGGCGGACAGACAACCAATCCGCTAGCCGACCTCAATCCTGCGGATATTGAAAGTGTGGAGGTATTAAAAGACGCCAACGCCACAGCCATATATGGTGCGAGGGGAGCCAATGGAGTTATTATAATTACAACCAAACGTGGAGCTTCAGGTAATAAAACCACAGTTCAGTTTAATTCTGAATTCGGTTTTTCTCATTACGATAAATTGTGGGATCTTACGACAGGTCCCGAACATGCCCTTATACTAAATGAAGCACATATAAATGATGGAAAATCGTATGAGAGTAGACCTTATCGTCCTGTAAGTGAGGTTGTAAACGGAGTTCCGGGACAAGGCACACCAGAAGAGCAGGGAACGTACGACCGCCTTGGATTATTGTTCCGTACCGGATTGCAACAAACGTATAACCTTTCTTTGTCGGGAGGAAACGAACAGACCCGATTTTATGTGTCAGGAGAATATACAGATCAGGAGTCTATTATTAAATTGCAGGACTTCCAGCGTTACGGTTTTAGACTCAATCTGGACCACGATCTGTCGAAGCAGCTAAAGTTTGGATTCAGCACATCATACGCAGAGACTCTTCGTGAAATCTGCCGAACCGGAGATACCGGAGGAATCCTTAACACAGGTCTCCATACACCCACATTAACCCCCATATTAAATATAGATGGTACATACAACAGTGCCGAACGTTTTAACAATCCCTATTTGTTGCTCGAAAACAGTAATCATCATGCAAATGGCTCTCATCTTATTGCAAATACGTTTCTGAAGTGGCAGTTATTGAACAATCTTTCCTTTAAAACATCATGGAGCATTGATAACAGTACGTATCATGAATTTGTCTATTACAATGCAAAAATGAATGAAGGGAAATCTACCAACGGCAGTGCTACCGATGTAAATACAACCAATAAATTGTGGATTGCCGAGCAGCTGATAAACTATTACACATCTATTGGCGAAAAGAATTTCATCTCATTATTCATAGGTAATACATTGCAACGCAATGTGGTGGAACGTGCCAGCATTACGGGGACAAATTTCCCCGGGATAGAATTTACTACTATCTCATCGGCAGCGGTAACTACCGGATCTACTTCGGGCAAAATTCCGTCGGGCATAATTTCATATTTTGGTGGAGCAAACTATAGTTACGCCGATAAGTACAGTGCCGATTTTAATTTTCGGGCCGATGCTTCTTCCCGTTTTGGAAAGAGTAACAAATGGGGATACTTCCCTTCCGGAGGTGTATCCTGGAGAATAGGACAGGAGACATTCATCAAGGACAACCTGCCTGCCGTTTCGGAATTAAAGGTCAAGGCTAGTATCGGGTGGACAGGTAATCAGGAAATAGCCGATTTCGCCTCCCTGGGTCTTTGGACAGGAGGAAGCAACTACCTTGATTTGCCTGGCATCTCTCCCTACCAGTTGGCTAATTCGGATCTAAAGTGGGAAACAACCCGGCAGTGGAATATCGGTTTGGAATCGGCATTTATTAATAATCGTCTCAATATACAGCTTAATTACTATAACAAGTACACAACTGATTTATTACTGAGTGTCCCTGTCCCTGCTAAGACAGGCTTTGCCTCAACATTTGATAATCTGGGTGAAATGAGTAATAAAGGATTCGAATTGGAGATAAATTCACAAAATATCCGAAAAACCGATTTTGAATGGTCTACCTCCATTAATTTATCTCACAATGCCAATAAAATTGAAAAACTCCCGGTTTCATTTACCCAATACAACCGCGATTGGGTACGTCTGGAAGAGGGATATCCTATGTATTCATTCTGGTTGTATAAACAATTGTATGTTGATCCGCAGACCGGTAATGCGGTGTACGACGATTCCCGTACCAAGGATGGGAAAATTACAACAGACGACAGGCAGATAGTAGGGGATGCCTGGCCCGATTTTACCGGAGGGCTTCGTAATACATTCCGGTATAAGAATTTTGATCTGTCGATATTATTCTATTTTTCCGTTGGAAACGATGTGTTTAATATGAATCGCTATTTTCAGGAGCATGCAGGTTCACGAGGCGTTTCGTGGTCTTTACAAAAAAGCATGATGGACAGGTGGACCAAACCGGGTGATATTACCGACATTCCCCGGGTAACTACACTTGCCAATGCTGATGGTAGCTATAATCATAATTTTGAAAGTAGCCGGTTTTTGGAGGATGGATCCTTTATTAGATTGCGTAATGTATCTCTAGGTTATACACTTCCACGCTTTATGGTTGCCAAAGCCGGACTACAGCGTGTAAAGTTGTATGCTAATGCAACCAATCTGTTAACGTTTACCGGATATTCCGGTGCCGACCCGGAAGTAAATGCAGCAGCGGATTTTTCAAATGCTACAGTACAGGGCCTCGATTTTTCTACGCCTCCTCATCCACGAACCTTTGTGTTTGGAATAAACATTACTTATTAA